In Bombina bombina isolate aBomBom1 unplaced genomic scaffold, aBomBom1.pri scaffold_78_1, whole genome shotgun sequence, one DNA window encodes the following:
- the LOC128643987 gene encoding uncharacterized protein LOC128643987, giving the protein MIGSTAQINSEILRYKLANLASHAATGLDTQYGINNNIANLQQHQTYVMVDITNIIKNKFNVLVNELYNFTHETAWAMLCSQVQSDLSTDLKIQLQSLWSGKWPASLSLAASKSVTNFAMTHLLWWEVILSDCTTEFCMIHTLIPWSGKDTIIYRLATIGLPANGSLLFPVLSHQWVSHNIDESKWTLVDVSLCHSNANSFICSLSQFHSTNETCWENQKSCTLQSHFNVLRPVFYLGSDRVCFHLFNSDTIIFQTQDNVFASSHLLPGTWCNTIPLKYIASSNWNFTMPQTLNITLNLTWDHVMNFSVYNLPLGMGSQMKKWLTDSTIISSLLQNLKHISVDTKITVEHEQGIFKSATSSILQDANISWWESVFGYRYSYLSLFLVSGWNSFDLHLGSSELICLTTTGHAEAL; this is encoded by the exons atgattggctctactgcacaaataaattctgaaatattaagatataaattagcaaatcttgcctctcatgcagctacaggcttagatactcaatatggaattaacaataatattgctaatctccagcaacatcaaacttatgttatggtggatattactaatattattaaaaataaatttaatgttttagtaaatgaattatataattttacacatgaGACAGCCTGGGCTATGTTATGCTCTCAAGTACAATCTGATCTATCTACTGACTTAAAGATTCAACTTCAGAGTTTATGGTCTGGAAAGTGGCCAGCTTCTTTAAGCTTAGCTGCATCTAAgtcagtcactaattttgccatgacacatcttttatggtgggaagtaattttatctgactgcaccactgaattttgtatgattcatacattaattccttggtctggtaaagatactattatttatcgcttagcgacaattggtcttcctgctaatggttcattactgtttccagtattgtcacatcaatgggtgtcacataacattgatgaatcaaaatggacacttgttgatgtatcattgtgtcattccaatgcaaattcgtttatctgttccctttcacaattccattcaaccaatgaaacatgttgggaaaatcaaaagtcttgtaccttacaaagtcattttaatgtacttagaccggtattttatttaggatctgacagagtttgttttcatttatttaattctgatactattatattccaaacacaggataatgtatttgctagttctcatttattacctggtacctggtgtaatactattccacttaaatatattgcatcatctaattggaattttaccatgccccaaactcttaatattactttaaatttaacatgggaccatgttatgaatttttctgtttataatttacctttgggtatgggatcacaaatgaagaaatggttaactgattctactataatttcttccttgttacaaaatttaaaacatatttctgtagatactaaaattacagttgaacatgaacaaggaatttttaaatcagctacttctagtattttacaagatgcaaatatatcttggtgggaatctgtatttggatata gatactcctatctctctcttttcttggtGTCTGGATGGAATTCTTTTGATTTGCACTTGGGCTCTTCTGAATTGATCTGCCTGACTACTACTGGACATGCTGAGGCCTTGTGA